The Stenotrophomonas sp. ZAC14D1_NAIMI4_1 DNA segment GCGGCGGACTGCTCGCGGTAGCGGCTGTCGAACAACGGGCGCGGGTCGGAATGGGTCAGGTTGAGGCCGCCCTTGCCGGCAATCAGGAACTTGCGGCCGGGCGAGCCCTTGGCTTCGTACAGGTCCACGTCCAGCCCCGCCGCGCGCAGGCGCTCGGCGGCGAACAGGCCGGCCGGGCCGCCACCGATGACGGCGACCTGGCGCGGCGGTGCGGCATTACGGTTTGACATCGAGCAGCTCGACATCGAACACCAGCGAGGAACCGGCCGGGATCGGGCCGACGCCGCGGTCGCCATAGCCATAGGCCGGCGGGATCATCAGGGTGCGCTTGCCGCCCACCTTCATGCCGGCCACGCCTTCATCCCAGCCACGGATGACCTGGCCGGCGCCGAGGGTGAAGGTGAACGGTTCGCCGCGGCCGACCGAGCTGTCGAGGGTCTTGCCGTGCTTGCTTTCGGTGCGCTGGTCGTAGATCCAGCCGGTGTAGTGCACGCTCACCTTCTGCCCGGGCACGGCTTCGGCGCCGGTGCCAACCTGGGTATCGATGCGCTCGAAGGTAGCCAGGGTGCCACCCGGCGGCGGACCGGACGGTTCGCGGGCACAGCCGGCGGCGACAAGGGACAGCAGCAGGGGAAGCAGCAGGCGGCGCATCGGCGTCTCCGGGATGGGCGGTGTCGGGGGCGGCAAGGGTAGCGCATCAGCGCCGGGTATCATGGGGGCATGGCCAAACTCCTGCTCAATCTCCGCAACGTCGGTGACGACGAATACGCCGATGTATGCACGCTGCTGGACCAGCATGGCATCGCCTGGTACCGCACCGAACCCAGCCCGTGGGGCATTTCCAACGGCGGCCTGTGGCTGAGCGAGGACGGCGACCAGCCGCGGGCGAAGGCGCTGATGGCCGAGTACCAGGCGGCGCGCGGGGTGCGCGTGCGCGCCGAGCGTGAGCAGGCACTGCGCGAGGGCACGGCCGAGACGTTCGGCAGCCTGCTGCGGCGTCGTCCGGTGTTCGTGGTGCTGGTGTTGCTGGGCATGATCGTGGCGGCGGCGCTGGTGCTGCTGCCGTTCGTGCTGTTGCGGGGGTAGGGGCTTTCCTGCCGGGTTGCACCCGGCACCCGCCGAAGCAAGGTCAACGGCAACGTCAAAAGCCCAGCTCCAGTGGGAGGGCGGGGCGGTGTGGGCAGGCGGGGGACGGCAAAAGCTGCTCCTGCGTGCCTCGTAGAGCGCCATCCATGGCGCTCTGCGCCCCCGCCAGCCCACACCGCCCCGCCCCTGACAGGTTCTGGGTATCTGCCGGGGTCGGATCCCTCCGCCGTGCGGAGCGCTCTGACCCCTGAATCTGTCCATGCGGCCGACAGGCGCTAAAATGGCGGGATGATCGCCAATACCGCTGCCTACCACTTCGCCGTCATCGACGCCCCCCAGGCCCTGTGCGACCAGCTGCTGGCGCGCGCCGAGGCGGCGGAGCTGCGCGGAACCATCCTGGTGGCGGGCGAGGGCCTGAACCTGTTCCTGGCCGGGGCGCCGGAGGCGATCGAGGGTTTCTACGCCGCCCTGCATGCCGATGCGCGTTTTGCCGGCATGCGGGTCAAGACCAGCATCAGCGAGCACCAGCCGTTCGCGCGCCTGAAGGCGAAGGTGAAGGACGAGATCATCAGCTTCCGCCGCGATGACGGCCAGCCGCTGGAGTACCCGCGGGCGCCGGCCGTGGACCCGGCCACCGTGCAGCGCTGGCTGCGCCAGGGCCACGATGATGCAGGCAAGCCGGTGGTGATGCTCGACACCCGCAACCTGCAGGAAGTGGAGTACGGCACGTTCAAGGACGCGCTGGTGCTGCCCATCCACAAATTCACCGATCTGCCGGAGGCCCTGGCGCCACACCGCGAGGCGCTGAAGGACAGCACCGTGGTCAGCTTCTGCACCGGTGGCATCCGCTGCGAGAAGGCCGCCCTGTGGATGCTCAACGACGGCATGGACAACGTGCTGCAGCTTGACGGCGGCATCCTTGGTTACTTCGAGGAGGTCGGCGGCGAGGGCTACGAGGGCCGCTGTTTCGTGTTCGATGAGCGCGTGGCGCTGGATGCCGCGCTGCAGCCGATGGTGGACGAGCCGCTGGCCGAGCCGCGCCCGAGCGCGTTCTGATCGCGCTTCGGCTGACCGCGCTTCGGTAGAGCCGGCCGCTGGCCGGCTGCGGAGGCTCTCTGGCTGCCGGCCAGCGGCCGGCACTACCAGCCCTGCTTGGCGCGGCCCGGCGGGCCCTGGACCCATCCCGCAGGAATCAGCATCCTGCCACCGTCACTGGCCGTGGCCCCGTCCCGACCCCATGCATGGGGACATCCTGTGACGGAAATACGCCTGATGATCCCGTTGTCGATCCTCGACCTGGCCCCGGTCTGCGAGGGCAGCGATACCACCGCCGCCTTCGCCAACATGCTGGAACTGGCCCAGCACGCCGATGCGCTGGGCTACCGCCGCTACTGGCTGGCCGAACACCACAACATGCCCGGCATCGCCAGCGCGGCCACCGCCGTGCTGATCGGCCACGTGGCCGGCGGCACGAAGCGCATCCGCGTCGGCTCCGGCGGCATCATGCTGCCCAACCACGCGCCGCTGCAGGTGGCCGAGCAGTTCGGCACGCTGGCCTCGCTGTACCCCGACCGCATCGACCTGGGCCTGGGCCGTGCACCCGGCACCGACCAGCCCACTGCGCGCGCCCTGCGCCGCTACTTCGACAGCGCCGACCAGTTCCCGCAGGACGTGCGCGAGCTGCTGCATTACTTTGAACCGGTGCAGCCCGGCCAGGCCGTGCAGGCCGTGCCCGGTGGTGGCCTGCGGGTGCCGACCTGGATCCTCGGTTCCAGTCTGTTCGGTGCGCGCATGGCCGCCTCGATGGGCCTGCCGTATGCCTTTGCCTCGCATTTCGCGCCCGACTCGATGGACGAAGCGCTGGCGGTCTATCGCCGCGAATTCCGCCCCTCGGCCACGCTCAAGCAGCCGCACGCGATGCTGGCGTTGAATGTCGTGGCCAGTGACAGTGAGGCCGAATCGCGCCGCTTGTTCACCAGCCAGCAGCAGAGCTTCGTCAACCTGCGCCGCGGCCGCCCGGGCAGGATCCCGGCGCCGATCGACGATATCGAAACCTTCTGGGAACCGCACGAGAAGCTGGGCGTGGAACGCGCGTTGGCCTGCACCGTGCTGGGCGATCCGCAGCAGGTGGCCGAGGGCATCGCCGCGTTCGTTGATCGCCACACGCCCGACGAACTGATGCTGACCGCCAACCTGTACGACCACCGCGCGCGCCTGCGCTCGTTCGAGCTGGCCATGCAGGCCTGGCATGCCCGCCACGCAGGCTGAACATCTGCATCACGGCGCATTGCACCCGCGCCGGGTCTGATGGAGGCTCCTCATTCCGGAGCCCCCACCATGGCCGATACCCGCGCCGAACACATTGCCCAGCTGGCCGAACTGATCAAGGACGTGGAGGTGGCGATGTTCACCACCGTCGGCGTCGATGGCCGCCTGTACAGCCGCCCGCTGGGCACCCAGCAGGTCGCCTTCGATGGCGACCTCTGGTTCGCCACCGCCGCCGACAGCCCGAAGGTGGCCGAGATCGCGCTCAATCCCCGGGTCAACGTGGCCTATGCCTCGGCGTCGAAGAACACCTACGTGTCGGTGGCCGGGCGCGCGCGCATCGTCGATGACCGGGCGAAGATCGAGGAGCTGTGGTCGCCGCCGATGAAGTTGTTCTTCCCGGGCGGCAAGGATGACCCGAACCTGCGGCTGATCCACGTGCGCGCCGATTCGGCCGAATACTGGGATGGCCCCGGCACGCTGCTGGGCAAGGCGCTGAGCTTCGTGCTGTCGGCGGTGCAGGACGAACCGGCGCAGCTGGGCGACAACGGGTTCATCGACCTGCGGTGAGGGTCTCATCCACGCCGTGCGTGGACTGTAGTGCCGGCCGCTGGCCGGGCATTGCGGCATTCCTGGCAGCCGGCCAGCGGCCGGCTCTACCGGGGCGATGAAGTAGATCCACGCCATGCGTGGATGGCAGTACTCAGAACCAGCGCTGGAACAGCTCCACCGTATAGCCCACCAGCTGCCCCGAACTGAAGCCGAAGAAGGCGATGGCCACCACGCCGGCAATCCAGTTGAACAGCATCAGCGCGCCATCGCGTTCCAGCAGCGCCAGTGCGAACAGCAGCAGCTGGAAGCCGAACAGGAAGTTGGTGAACGGGATCGGCAGCGACAGCAGCACGCCCAGCAGGACCAGCAGCAGGCCGGTGAATGCATGCGCCGGCAGCGGAACCAGCAGTTGCGGCATGCGCGGCGAGAGCATGCGGTCCAGCCGCCGCAGCGGCCGGTCGATGCGGTCCAGGAAGGTGTGCATGGTCCCGCGCTTCGGCCCACGCCGGGCGATGAAGCCCGGCAGCCAGGGCTTGCGGCGGCAGAACAGCATCTGCAGGCCGATCAGAACCACCAGCGGCCCGCTGACCGCGCCGCCCATGCCCGGGATCGGGATGAAGGAGGGCAGGATGGCCACGAACAGGAACACGCCGAAGGCGCTCTGCTGCAGGTCCTTGAGAATCTGCCCGAGGGGCATGTGCTCGGCCGGGTCACCGGAAGCGAACATCGCCAGCAGGGTACGGATGCCCTCGTTGCGGTAGATCGGGCGCTGCTCGCTCGATCCGTCATCCGGCACGTGGTTCGGATCAGGCGGTGAGCTCATCGGCCTGCTCGTCGGACAGGGTGCGCAGCAGCAGCTTGTCCACGCGCGCACCGTCCAGATCGACCACCTCGAAGCGCCAGCCGGCCCAGTCGAAATACTCGCCCGCATGCGGGATGCGGCCGAAGTAGTGGATGCACATGCCGGCCAGCGTGTAGTAGTCGCCGTCCTCGGCATCGGGCAGCTCGTTGCTGCCGATCAGCTCGCGCAGGTCCTCGATCGGCAGCGAGCCGTCCACCAGCAGCGAGCCGTCCTCGCGGGTCACCACCAGGGCGTCCTCGTCGGCGTTTTCCACCGCCTGCAGGCGGCCGACCACTGCCCCCATCAGGTCGCTGATGGTCACCAGGCCCTGGATCTCGCCGTACTCGTCCACCACCAGCGCCATCGACTGCTGTTCCTCGCGGAAGATCTCCAGCAGCTTCATCGCGTGGGTGGATTCGGAAACGTACAGCGGCTCGCGCAGGGTCTGGAACAGCGCGTTGTCACCGCGCGCCATGCGCGTGGCCAGTGATTTCAGCTCCAGGATGCCGACCACGTCCATGTCGTTGTCGCGCAGGACCGGGTACCGCGAGAACTCGTGCTCGGCCATGATTTCCAGGTTGCGCTCCAGGCCGGCCTGGGTGTCGAGCCAGGCGATCCGGTTGCGCGGGGTCATCAGGCTGTCGGCGGTACGGTCGCCCAGGCGCATGACGCGGTTCATCATGTCGCGCTCGTGGGTATCGATCACGCCGGCCTCGTGGCTCTCGGCCACCAGCATGCGGATCTCTTCTTCGGTCACCTGGGCGGCTTCGTCCTGGCCCAGGCCCATCACCTTCAGCATCAGCTGGGTGGTCTTGGACAGCAGCCAGACGAAGGGCAGGGCCAGCTTGGCCAGCCAGCTCATCGGCATGGCCACCAGGCCGGCGATGGCTTCCGACCGGGTCAGCGCCAGGCGCTTGGGCACCAGCTCGCCGAAGATCAGGGTGATGAAGGTGATCAGGCTGACGGCCAGCACGGTGCCGATCTTGCCGGCATAGGCGAAGCCGGGCATCAGCCCCTCGATCCATCCGCCGAAGGCTTCGCCCAGCGCTTCACCGCCCAGATAGCCGGTCAGGACGCCGATGACGGTGATGCCGATCTGCACGGTGGACAGGAAGCTTTCCGGCTTCTCGGAGAGCTCCAGCGCCTTGGCGGCGCGCTTGGAGGTGGCGGCCATCTGCTTCAGGCGGCTCTTGCGCGAGGTCATGACCGACATCTCAGACATGGCGAAGAAGCCGTTCAGCAGAACAAGCGCGAAAACAATCAGGATCATTTCAAACACGGGCGTCGTCCCCGGTTGGTGGCAGGGAGGGCGGGTGCTTGCAGTGGCGGCAGGCGCTCAGGAACAGGGTCCGGCGCGGCGCAGGGGGGTAAGGGTCGTCGTCCATAAGGTGCGCCCGGGGGCGCGCTGGCATCTTAGCAAACGGCCATGGCTGGGTGGCAACTGCCTGTTCAGGTTGAGGGTTTCCACCCCCTTGTCGGGGGCGGGGATACCCGGAATGGTCATCTAGCCGTCATAATTCGTCCTGGTGCCGTCCTTCCCGCGACGGCTGACAGGTTTCTCAATGTTCTCTCTGCAGACCATTTTCGGTTCCGGCAAACAGTTCTACACCCTGCTTGATGAGGCTGCCGTCGCGGCTTCCGACGCCGCCAAGGCGCTGCATTCGATGCTGCGCGAGGCCGACCGCCAGCCCGCGCTGGACGCCTTCAAGCTCGCCCGCCTGCGCGAGCGCGCCGCCTCTGACAAGATCAGCCAGGCGCTGGTGGACAGCTTCATGACCCCGATCGAGCGCGAGGACATCGAAGCGCTGGGTTCGGCGCTGTACAAGATCCCGAAGCAGATCGAGAAGTTCGCCGATCGCTATTCGCTGGCCACGACCCACCTGGAGCACATCGACTTCGCGCCGCGCGCGGCGATGCTGGAACAGGCTGCCGGCGTGGTGGTGGAGATGGTGGCCGACCTGCGCCACATGAACCTGGACCGGATGACCGCGCTCAACGAGAAGCTGCGTTCGCTGGAAAACGAGGCTGACCGCCTGATGCTCGAGCTGTACCGCGACATCTATTCGGGCCGCCTGGACAACCTGCAGATGTTCCTGCTGAAGGAATTCTTCGAGATCCTGGAAAAGGCCATCGACCGCTGCCGCGAGGCCGGCGTGGTGGCGTACCAGATCGTGTTGAAGAACAGCTGACGGACGCCGCCGCATGTTGACCCTTGTCCTGGTGGTGATCCTGGCCGCGCTCGTCTTCGAGTTCATCAACGGCTTCCACGACACCGCCAATTCCATTGCCACCGTGGTGGCGACCAAGGTGCTCTCGCCCGGCTGGGCGGTGATGCTGGCCGCGGTCATGAACCTGATCGGCGCGCTGACCGGCACCGCGGTCGCGCTGACCATCGCCTCCGGCCTGCTCAACACCAACGTCGTGGAGGTCACCCCGCAGGTGATCCTGTGCGCGCTGCTGGGCGGCATCATCTGGAACCTGATCACGTGGTGGAAGGGCCTGCCGTCCTCCTCCTCGCACGCCCTGATCGGCGGCCTGTGCGGCGCCGGCCTGGCCGCGGCCCACAACAACTGGGATGCGCTGATCTGGTCCGAGCGCCTGGGCAGCTGGGCGCAGAACAAGGGCCTGCTGTGGAAGGTGTTCGTGCCGATGATCACCTCGCCGATCGCCGGTTTCCTGCTCGGCATCGTGGTGATGGTGCTGCTGTGGGGCCTGATCGCCGGCCTGGCCAAGATCGGTGGTGCCATCGGCCGCCTGGCCCGCCCGCGCATCGTCAACGCGTTCTTCGGCAAGGCCCAGATCGCCTCGGCGGCCTACATGGGCTTTGCCCACGGCCACAACGATGCGCAGAAGACCATGGGCATCATTGCCATGACGCTGATCGGTGCCGAAGCCACCGGTGCGTTGAACGACCTGCCGTCGTGGCTGGCCTTCATGCACCCGGACGCGCACGCCGGTGACGGCATCGCGATGTGGATCGTGCTGACCTGCGCGGTGGTGATGGCTGCCGGTACCGCCTCGGGCGGCTGGAAGATCATCAAGACGCTGGGCCACAAGATGGTCAAGCTGCACCCGATCCACGGCTTCGCTGCGGAGACCAGCTCGGCCACCATCCTGACCATGGCCGCCCACTTCGGCATGCCGGTCTCGACCACCCACAGCATCTCCACCGCCATCATGGGCGTCGGCTTCGCCAAGAATCCGCGTTCGCTGAAGTTCGGCGTGATCGAGCGCATTGTCTGGGCCTGGATCCTCACGATCCCCGCCGCCGGCGGCTGCGCGTACCTGATCCTGAAGCTGTTCGAGCTGTTCGGCTGGACCTGAGGCCAGCGGCCCGATAAACGAAAAAGCCCGCCGGATTCCGGCGGGCTTTTTTCATGGGCAAGGGATTCTTCCGTACCCATCGTGTCGACCAAGGTCGACACCTACCAGAGCAGAACCAGGGACGAATGCCGTGCCGACCAACGGTCGGCACCCACCACCAGCCAGCGCCCGGAAACTGTCAGTGGCGGGGTGGGGTGGGTATGCAGGACCGTTGGCGCCATGGATGGCGCCATCGAGCCCCCATGGATGGGTTTACGGCGTGTCCTGCATACCCACCCCACCTCGCCAACCCACGGAATGCCAGCTCTTGCCGTTGCCGTTGCCGCTGCAGTTGCAGTTGATCCACGGCGAGTGCCGGGCCGCAGGCCCGGCCACCACCACCACCCCTCAGTTACGCTGGAACAGCGCCTGCACATCCCTGCGGAACGCCGCCTGGCTGTCCGCGCGGCTGTAGAACATGTGCCCGCCCGGATAGCTGCGCACCTGCACCCGGTCCGGGTTGCTGCCCATCGCCGGCATCTGGTCCACCGTGAGGATCGAACCCATGAACGGACACGACAGGTCGTTCCAGCCATGCACGATCAGCACCTGCAGGTGCGGATCGATCGCCACCGCCTGGCGCAGCTGGGTCACCGCCCCCTGGCGCAGCTCGCCACCGCGGTCCCACAGCCGGTTCACGTCGTAGTTCAGCGCCTGGTAGCGCGCATCGACCTTCCAGCCGACCACGCGCGTCACGAAGTCGACCATCGCCGTGGTGGTCGGCGCGATGATGCTGTCCAACAGGGGATCATTGGCGCGCTGTTCCGGATCGTTCGGGAACGGGTCGAACGCGGTCACGTTGGAGTCGTAGCGACTGCCCAGCGTGCCCTTGTCGCGGAACACCTCGCGCAGGTAAGCCTGGGTTTCCAGGCGGCCACCGGCGCGGCGCACGAACTGCGGGTCCAGCCCGGTCAGCTCGGTCACCCGGCGCAGCATCGCCTCGGTCGCCTGCGGATCGCTGCGGCCCTTCATCAGCGCGGTGGCGTAGTCACCGCGCGTGTATTCCACCACCTCGCGCATTGCGGCATCGGTCAGCTTGCCCTGGCGCTCCAGGTGCGCCGCCGCGATGGACGGCAACGTCTGCATCCACGCCATCGGCGAAACATCGGCGTTGTCTTCCAGGGTCGGGCTCAGGTACGGCGATACCAGCACCAGGCCGTTCATCGCCACGCCCAGGCGCGTCTGCAGGTAATGGGTGATGCGCGGGCCACGGTAGCCGCCGTAGCTTTCGCCGGTCAGGTACTTGCGCGCGCCCATGCGCTGGTTGCGCAGCAGCCAGTCGTAGATCGAACGTGACAGGTACTCGATGTCGGCGCTGGGGTTGTACAGCTGCTTCTTCGCTTCATCATCGCTGATGCGCGCGCGGCTGAAACCCGTGCCGACCGGATCGATGAACACCAGGTCGGTGAAATCCAGCCAGGTGCCAGGGTTGTCGTGCAGGGTGGCCGGTGCCGAGGCACTGTCGCCTTCCGAGCCGAAGGTGACCACCTTGGGCCCGATCGCGCCCATGTTGAGGTAGACCGACGATGCGCCGGGGCCGCCATTGAGAGCGAAGGTCACCGGGCGGTCCTTGCCGGGCATCGTGTAGGCGGTGAACACCACATCGGCGATCACCTTGCCCTTCTCGTCGCGCACCGGCAGGGTGCCGACGGTGGCGGTGTAGTCGAGGGTGCGGCCGGCCAGGCGCATGCTCTGGCGGGCGGAGGCATCGGCCGGCAGCGCGGGCGCTTCGGTCTTTTCCTCCTTGGTGTCGGGCTTGGATTCGGCGGCCGATGCGGTGAAGGCGCAGGCAGGGGCAACGAGCAGGCCGGCGCAGAGCGCGGCGATGTGCAGCAGGGACTTCATGGCACCAGGACGATAGCGGAAGAGGATCCCGATGCTAGGCCGCCGCCCGGCGCACCGTATGTGTCCAAAGGCATGGCCGCCGGTGCTGGCCCGTTGCGGCCAGATTCGGTCAAGCGGGCAGGGCGTTTCGCGCGTTGTCGTCGGCCAGCAGACCGTACACGGCCGAATCGGACAACTCGCCCTGGATGCGCCAGCGCTGGCGCAGCACGCCTTCCAGGTGGAAGCCCAGGCGATCAAGCACGTGTGCGGAGGGCTGGTTGCGCGGGTCGATCTCCGCTTCCACACGATGCAGGCCCAGCGTGTCGAACAGATAGGCAAGCAGGTGCTGCAGCGCTTCGTGCATGTAGCCCTGGCCCTGCTTGCCGGGGGCCAGCAGGTAGCCGATCTCGGCGCGTGCGGCGTCACGGTCCAGTGCGAACACCACGCAGATGCCCAGCAACGGGCCTTCCAGCGATTCGCGCACGGCCAGCTTGAGCTGGGTGCCGGTGGTGTGCGCGGCGAGGTCGTCGTCGATCTGCGCGCGGGCTTCGGTCGGTCGCGTCCACGCCGGATGATTCCAGAAGCGCATCACGTCCGGGTCGGACTGCAGGGCGAACAGGGCGGCCGCATCGTCACGGCGGATCGGGCTCAGGACCAGGCGCGCGCTGTGCAACGGCAGTCCCGGGAACAGCAGCGAATGGCTGGCCAATACGAGGGTCCACGCAGAGAGATGCGCATTATGGCGCCGCTGGGTTTGCCGATGGGGGCGTGATGTCCGGGGGGGGGCATCAACCGGTAGTGCCGGCCGCTGGCCGGCAACCTCGACTGCCGGCCAGCGGCCGGCACTACCAGAGGATGGCGTCAGGCTTCCAGGGAAGCCAGGTCGCCCTTGCTCTCCAGCCAGCCCTTGCGGTCAGACGCACGCTTCTTGGCCAGCAGCATGTCCATCAGCGAACGGGTCTGCTCGCCGTCATCCACCGTCAGCTGCACCAGGCGGCGCGTATCGGGGTGGATGGTTGACTCGCGCAGCTGCGGCGGATTCATCTCGCCCAGGCCCTTGAAGCGGGTGACATTGACGGCGCCCTTGATCTTCTCGCGTTCGATCTTGTCCAGGATCGAGCGCTTCTCTTCCTCGTCCAGGGCGTAGAACACCTGCTTGCCCACGTCGACGCGGAACAGCGGCGGCATCGCCACGAACACATGGCCGGCATCGACCAGCGCCGGGAAGTGCTTCAGGAACAGCGCGGTCAGCAGGGTGGCGATGTGCAGGCCGTCCGAGTCCGCGTCGGCGAGGATGACCACCTTGCCGTAGCGCAGGCCGGCGATGTCTTCCTTGCCCGGGTCGCAGCCGATGGCCACGGCGAGGTTGTGCACTTCTTCGGAGGCCAGCACGCTGTTGGACGACACTTCCCAGGTGTTGAGGATCTTGCCGCGCAGCGGCAGGATCGCCTGGAAGTCCTTGTCGCGCGCCTGCTTGGCGCTGCCGCCTGCCGAGTCACCTTCCACCAGGAACAGTTCGGTGCGCGACAGGTCCTGGCTGATGCAGTCGGCCAGCTTGCCGGGCAGGGCCGGGCCCTGGGTGACCTTCTTGCGGACGACCAGCTTCTCGGTCTTCAGGCGCGCGCTGGCGCGTTCGATGGCGATCTGCGCGATCTTCTCGCCCAGCTCCACGTTCTGGTTCAGCAGCAGGCTGAAGGCGTCGTGCGCGGCGCCTTCGACGAAACCGGCGGCCTGGCGCGAGGACAGGCGTTCCTTGGTCTGGCCGCTGAACTGCGGGTCGGTCATCTTCAGCGACAGCACGAACGACACGCGGTCCCACACGTCTTCCGGGGCCAGCTTTACGCCGCG contains these protein-coding regions:
- a CDS encoding FKBP-type peptidyl-prolyl cis-trans isomerase, encoding MRRLLLPLLLSLVAAGCAREPSGPPPGGTLATFERIDTQVGTGAEAVPGQKVSVHYTGWIYDQRTESKHGKTLDSSVGRGEPFTFTLGAGQVIRGWDEGVAGMKVGGKRTLMIPPAYGYGDRGVGPIPAGSSLVFDVELLDVKP
- a CDS encoding DUF6164 family protein, which codes for MAKLLLNLRNVGDDEYADVCTLLDQHGIAWYRTEPSPWGISNGGLWLSEDGDQPRAKALMAEYQAARGVRVRAEREQALREGTAETFGSLLRRRPVFVVLVLLGMIVAAALVLLPFVLLRG
- a CDS encoding sulfurtransferase, whose product is MIANTAAYHFAVIDAPQALCDQLLARAEAAELRGTILVAGEGLNLFLAGAPEAIEGFYAALHADARFAGMRVKTSISEHQPFARLKAKVKDEIISFRRDDGQPLEYPRAPAVDPATVQRWLRQGHDDAGKPVVMLDTRNLQEVEYGTFKDALVLPIHKFTDLPEALAPHREALKDSTVVSFCTGGIRCEKAALWMLNDGMDNVLQLDGGILGYFEEVGGEGYEGRCFVFDERVALDAALQPMVDEPLAEPRPSAF
- a CDS encoding LLM class flavin-dependent oxidoreductase, translated to MIPLSILDLAPVCEGSDTTAAFANMLELAQHADALGYRRYWLAEHHNMPGIASAATAVLIGHVAGGTKRIRVGSGGIMLPNHAPLQVAEQFGTLASLYPDRIDLGLGRAPGTDQPTARALRRYFDSADQFPQDVRELLHYFEPVQPGQAVQAVPGGGLRVPTWILGSSLFGARMAASMGLPYAFASHFAPDSMDEALAVYRREFRPSATLKQPHAMLALNVVASDSEAESRRLFTSQQQSFVNLRRGRPGRIPAPIDDIETFWEPHEKLGVERALACTVLGDPQQVAEGIAAFVDRHTPDELMLTANLYDHRARLRSFELAMQAWHARHAG
- a CDS encoding pyridoxamine 5'-phosphate oxidase family protein; the protein is MADTRAEHIAQLAELIKDVEVAMFTTVGVDGRLYSRPLGTQQVAFDGDLWFATAADSPKVAEIALNPRVNVAYASASKNTYVSVAGRARIVDDRAKIEELWSPPMKLFFPGGKDDPNLRLIHVRADSAEYWDGPGTLLGKALSFVLSAVQDEPAQLGDNGFIDLR
- a CDS encoding exopolysaccharide biosynthesis protein translates to MSSPPDPNHVPDDGSSEQRPIYRNEGIRTLLAMFASGDPAEHMPLGQILKDLQQSAFGVFLFVAILPSFIPIPGMGGAVSGPLVVLIGLQMLFCRRKPWLPGFIARRGPKRGTMHTFLDRIDRPLRRLDRMLSPRMPQLLVPLPAHAFTGLLLVLLGVLLSLPIPFTNFLFGFQLLLFALALLERDGALMLFNWIAGVVAIAFFGFSSGQLVGYTVELFQRWF
- a CDS encoding hemolysin family protein, which gives rise to MILIVFALVLLNGFFAMSEMSVMTSRKSRLKQMAATSKRAAKALELSEKPESFLSTVQIGITVIGVLTGYLGGEALGEAFGGWIEGLMPGFAYAGKIGTVLAVSLITFITLIFGELVPKRLALTRSEAIAGLVAMPMSWLAKLALPFVWLLSKTTQLMLKVMGLGQDEAAQVTEEEIRMLVAESHEAGVIDTHERDMMNRVMRLGDRTADSLMTPRNRIAWLDTQAGLERNLEIMAEHEFSRYPVLRDNDMDVVGILELKSLATRMARGDNALFQTLREPLYVSESTHAMKLLEIFREEQQSMALVVDEYGEIQGLVTISDLMGAVVGRLQAVENADEDALVVTREDGSLLVDGSLPIEDLRELIGSNELPDAEDGDYYTLAGMCIHYFGRIPHAGEYFDWAGWRFEVVDLDGARVDKLLLRTLSDEQADELTA
- a CDS encoding DUF47 family protein; translation: MFSLQTIFGSGKQFYTLLDEAAVAASDAAKALHSMLREADRQPALDAFKLARLRERAASDKISQALVDSFMTPIEREDIEALGSALYKIPKQIEKFADRYSLATTHLEHIDFAPRAAMLEQAAGVVVEMVADLRHMNLDRMTALNEKLRSLENEADRLMLELYRDIYSGRLDNLQMFLLKEFFEILEKAIDRCREAGVVAYQIVLKNS
- a CDS encoding inorganic phosphate transporter — protein: MLTLVLVVILAALVFEFINGFHDTANSIATVVATKVLSPGWAVMLAAVMNLIGALTGTAVALTIASGLLNTNVVEVTPQVILCALLGGIIWNLITWWKGLPSSSSHALIGGLCGAGLAAAHNNWDALIWSERLGSWAQNKGLLWKVFVPMITSPIAGFLLGIVVMVLLWGLIAGLAKIGGAIGRLARPRIVNAFFGKAQIASAAYMGFAHGHNDAQKTMGIIAMTLIGAEATGALNDLPSWLAFMHPDAHAGDGIAMWIVLTCAVVMAAGTASGGWKIIKTLGHKMVKLHPIHGFAAETSSATILTMAAHFGMPVSTTHSISTAIMGVGFAKNPRSLKFGVIERIVWAWILTIPAAGGCAYLILKLFELFGWT
- a CDS encoding S10 family peptidase — translated: MKSLLHIAALCAGLLVAPACAFTASAAESKPDTKEEKTEAPALPADASARQSMRLAGRTLDYTATVGTLPVRDEKGKVIADVVFTAYTMPGKDRPVTFALNGGPGASSVYLNMGAIGPKVVTFGSEGDSASAPATLHDNPGTWLDFTDLVFIDPVGTGFSRARISDDEAKKQLYNPSADIEYLSRSIYDWLLRNQRMGARKYLTGESYGGYRGPRITHYLQTRLGVAMNGLVLVSPYLSPTLEDNADVSPMAWMQTLPSIAAAHLERQGKLTDAAMREVVEYTRGDYATALMKGRSDPQATEAMLRRVTELTGLDPQFVRRAGGRLETQAYLREVFRDKGTLGSRYDSNVTAFDPFPNDPEQRANDPLLDSIIAPTTTAMVDFVTRVVGWKVDARYQALNYDVNRLWDRGGELRQGAVTQLRQAVAIDPHLQVLIVHGWNDLSCPFMGSILTVDQMPAMGSNPDRVQVRSYPGGHMFYSRADSQAAFRRDVQALFQRN
- a CDS encoding GNAT family protein, which gives rise to MASHSLLFPGLPLHSARLVLSPIRRDDAAALFALQSDPDVMRFWNHPAWTRPTEARAQIDDDLAAHTTGTQLKLAVRESLEGPLLGICVVFALDRDAARAEIGYLLAPGKQGQGYMHEALQHLLAYLFDTLGLHRVEAEIDPRNQPSAHVLDRLGFHLEGVLRQRWRIQGELSDSAVYGLLADDNARNALPA